CAGAAGAAAGCACTTACCACAATAAATGTTAGATTCCTTGATCTTTAATAGTGGGCAACTGCAGAGCAATTATGGGTGGTATCTTCGGTTATAAAAGACAGACTCGTGAGGGATCACACAGCAGTGGCCTCTGAAGGGGAggcaaacatttgtttttcattctttctgcagaaaggggttgctttcattttgctttgaacaCATCGGCTACAGTGGCAAAGTAAGTGAGAGGTTATTTtctgtcctgatttttttttctagcttgtCTGAATAAATACCCCTGTAGATACACTGAGTATTGGGTCGCCTGTCTCTAGGCCAGGATTTAATGGCTGCTAGTGGAAAGTGTATTTAGCCAAGTATGAACAGCCACCGAAATCAGGTCCCCCGCCTCCCAGAATGCCAGGGACTGTGAGATCAGCTGTGGGAGATCAGCCGCAAGATGCTGAACCCAGGGAGAGTCGAAAAGGGCTCTGGCTGGGAAGCTGGCGTATTGATAAGAGTAAAAGTTAAAGCATCCTGGTCTTTGAAGAGATTTTCTGTGCGCCAGGGGCGGTCCCTGCAGAGCCACAATTTGTTCCCTGGAGAACAGAGGAGAGCGAGCAAATGAGGGCTGTGAGGTTAGCACGGAGAAAGACTGCTGTGTGCCCTCATCTCTGAGTGGCGGGAAACAACTTAATTCTGTAGACAGGGTTGTTATTCTGGGAACAAGGAGACTTTGATTAGGATTGTGTGAaaggattttcttctgaatgcaGGCTTGGGTTTTGTAGCCCCGGGAGGCTCTTATTTTAGGGCTCGCTCTGCGCTTTTTCTTTCTCGGCTCCATTTAACCTCTCAAACTTTTCTCATTCCCTTTGCCTCCCTTACTGTCAAAAGAAGGAGTGGGAGAGATTGCTTCCTTGCTTATAGTATCCCAGGGATGCTGCCATCATCAGGTGAAAGCCTCTGATCACTGAGAGGGTCCCGAATTTGCGTGCACGTGTGCGACTGAGTGGCAGTTTATGCTGAAGCTGAGCTCTGGGCAAATGTGGGCCAAGCCACAAGGCCTGCCCATTTCAGCAGCAGTCTGCTCTCTCTTCGTCCTACcgcttctctctctcctgctcaaCGGAGTTCATTTTCCTCAACACTGCTTCCACATTGCTGCTTGGAAAAACCCTAGGGCAATTAGCTCATTCTTCCATGCAAATATGGGGTAGATCAGTGAGGTTTAGTTGTATGTGAGACCCTGTAAGCCCATTTGCTATTCCTAAATGGTTCATACATTGGAAAATGTTGGAAATCCCCTGGCGTTGCTGGCTAtccttgcagaagaaaagaacttGGACAAAGAGAGTTACAGACCATCCCTCCATATTATGTATTTGGGGGAGGAGTGAGGACGGGTCTAGACTGCTATAgataggaaactgaaaaggatGGCATCTGGGCTGCCAAAATTATTCTCATGGCCTCGTTGTCATTTTCTGCCAGAAAGGAGAGGGTTGTGAGAGGGGTGAGGAGTAAAGGGATTCCCAAACAGCCTCTCAATGGCACTTGCCAAGTCATATCTCTAAATAAATCAGTGGGTAACATCTCCATCTGAACATGGAGAAGATGCATACTCAGGGCATGCATATACACCCATGATCCTGAGAGTAATAACTTTATACAGACAGAGACACCCTGTATAAAATAGAGTGCTTCTGAGTCTgtaaaaaatcagtttatacGGCTCCAGCTTTGAAGGAAGGCAAATACCTGTAGGGCCATTTTGTATATCCTCATACAGATATACAGATATCCTCATATCTGCTCCTATAGCTTACCTGAACAGGCAAGATTTTGTTGTAGGCAAGAGGCTTGGTTCACTCAAAGAGCAGGGGGAGGAATATCTCAGTTGGAAAGTGGAAAGGGAGACACGATAAAGGGGTCTGAGAAGTTGTCTCTTGCAGCTCTTAGCTGGTAGTAGAAGAGGCACAAATTTCCATTCCTGCTGGGTCGCTAGGGAGAAAGTGCACTGCAAGCAGGAGCTAGAGCACTCTTAGGTTCAAACTCTTGTTTATGGGCAAAAAGGAAGCACaccttatatatatatatatatatatacaaagtAAAGCCATCAATTGATTGTTATTATAATGGAAATCTTAACAGACTAACTGAAGAATCATTACTATATAATCTAATTattacagagaaacaaagaacaataaTGCAGGTAGTGTGCTTATATACAGAAAAAGTCacaataatagcaataatacaattaaaattgtAACACACACTTCTTAGCTCACTCCTCCACTGCTTCTCTGAGTCCTAAGGTCAGTGgttgctggtggtggtgggataATACAGCGAGTTGTCAGCATCTGGAGTCCTTCACAGGGAGGAATATGATGTTCATgtcaatgtttttttcttcctctcttctttctttctccccccccccccccccccctttgggTCACATACATATGTTTGCTAACACATATTTacacctttctctttcttcattggtCTGCAGCTCCAGGTTACATCTGAATTTACTATATACAGTGCTATTTACACATTAGATACTATTCCTTGCTCTCTTTGCTCCCCCTAAAACCAGTTCTGTCCACCTCCAGGTCTGcaggttgggggtttttttgtatgtttgttttttttaactgaccaTTAGTGAGTTGGCTGGGGAACACGTTCCTGTTTGCCACCTCTGCTACGGAGCCAGGCACACTCAGCAGAGGGTACAGCTGGTGGTGACAGTGGTTATAAACGGTGGGATTCTCAGCATTTTTTGTTAAAACCTCAACTATTTGTGAGTAacctggaaaaaattaattactgtgTTAATCAGAGCACAGTGAAACATGTGAAGAGCTGTaggaaaaatcaggaaagctgaaggcataaaataaaatgccataGCCTTTAGTAAATAGCACAATTCAGATCTCAGATGATCTAGATAAATCTTACCTGTTATATCACTATACCATTTCCTGGAGCAGATGATAATCAGGGCTAACACTTGCACCAGctggggcagcagtgctgctctatgcttaaatgctttttcagatgGAGTAATATTAGTGCTGgtatatttctaatttttcctttttttaaaatgacaaagcaTAATTATaggcataaaaagaaaacaaggggAAGGACTAAAATTATGATCAATGAACAATTCAAACTAGAAGAGATTATTTACTGCTAGGACAATGCTTACCAAGAACTAGTAAAACAAATGAGGGAAAAGCCTGTTATTTTTTGTGTTCTCAAGAACCATTCTTCTCCAGGACTGATAAGGGTCAAGTTCTTCAGTAAACTGCAAAGCTAATTGTGGTTGTGCTGCAGTTGTGCTGCAACACCAGAAAGCCACTAGCAGATGAGAAAGTTCAGGGGCTGACTTGAAACCAACTTTGGAAGCAGTTGAGCTGGAGCAGTGTGATGTTCAGCATTGCCTACATTAGTCTGCCAAGCTCCGTATTGCTACGGCTAGTTTCTGCAACCTACCCAAATAGGCTAGCTTAGAGCTGAAACTAAATGGATAGCAGTAATTTACCTTTGTTAACTATGTTTTTATATCTCCACTCAATGGCTTGAAAAGTTTCTAAGTGGATATTAATTTGTGAATTGTAGAATCCCTTTTTGTATATGTCCCTTTCCTTTTACTTGAAAATTATTGATTGTGTTTCTAGATTTCCTTCTCAAGGAAATTACTGAGgccccagcagagcaggcaaTAATTTACGGCAGAAGGGACTTACCCTTAGGGCTGAAGGTTTCTTGTGGAAGGACCAAATCCATTCAAGCTGCCTTGTGCCTGCAGCGGGCAGGAATACCTCACATCGCACAGAAATCTCCCTCATGAATGTGGAGGAGttgaggatggaggaggagtgGTCTTTCCCGTCCATTTTTGTTACAATGGGGATTTTCAACAATCAGCAGTCAAAAGACTGCTGATTTGGGACTGTTGAGCTCCTGTTCATCTGCCGCAAGGAATGCCTGCTTAGCTGGTGAGTGGAAACGTGGCAAGTAGAGACTTCAGCAATTAACTCAACATCCAGAGATGTGGATCACTGTGATGGACATAAGTctcacagaaagcagagctttgcTACTGGGCTCCAGTTCTATCCTCTAAGTTATCAtcagaaggaaaaccagaaactggtgttttctgttctggCTGCAAAATCCAGAGATACTCAAGGTCTAATTCTTCCACTTCCAGTCCTTGCAGGCAACAAAATCTGATCAGGTAGCACAATGCTATTCAGTGAACCAGGATGGGAGCAAAACTGGAATTTATAGTCAGATGTGACCTCAAAGCACTAATAACCCTTTGGAAAGTCTTACTTCAAGACCTCATTCCTCTTTTCCAAGTCCAGGTTGTCACAGACCTTCTGGCCCTGGTGGAGAAGGTAGAAGTTCAGTCTCATTCCCAAGAACTCTGGTAGCGGAATGCCCAGGAGACAGAAAGCAGCTATATAAAGCATAACCACATACGATTTATATGAGAAGTACAAGGTTGAAATGCGTATTGCTTTTGGCTGAAAcataactattaaaaaaatatttttttatttttaatgagccCTGCAATGGAGACTGGGACAGGCTAAAGCATCTATGTCTATGCTCTCATCtttggaagagggaaaaagtcATGTTAGAGCTGCTAGTGTAAAGTTTGCATTTGAAGGGGAAGAATCTACATTTCTTATGCTGCTGAAAATCTcccctggaaagaaaaaaaccaccacaaaaaaaccagcagagaagtgaaataaaaactttagAGTCCCAGGAAATGAGGAATTGCTGTCACTcaaacattattaaaaacactCATCTTAATCCCCTGAACTCTAGTCATCGTTCAGCATTTCACTTGCAGCTAAGAAGAGATCAGAGATATGACACTCATATATTACTTCCCACCAGGCATTATGTATAAGTAAAAGCATCggcttctctttgctttcctgagTGGACTGCAGTCAGCAGGAGTTTTGCTTTAAGCACAGCCTGCCTGCGAAAGGGCATCTTTCACCGAagaacttttcctttcttgtatttttctttttaaaatagtggCAACTTCCCACTTTGAGGTAGGTAACATTACACAAAGAACCTAAAGAAACAGTTACcactgagaagctgaaaatgttaCCTATTATTTGATCAATATTTCCTATGGCTGCCATCAAATTGGACTGCCAGGGATCCAGGGATTTTTAAGAGACATGTCAAGACCCTGAAACGCTTCTAATTCTCTAAAAATGGAGAGATAAAAAGGGGCCTCTGTCCAGGTACTTTGTTCTTTATGGGGTTGGTTGTCATGTTcacactggagggaaaaatAGGAATGATAGCTActttttctaattgtttttatCTAAAATGTCTACCTAAATGGTCAGGGGGTACGAGGGACCCTCTTGTGAGGAATGCCGACCAGcaggctggtgctggcagggatATTTGAAATGGGAGCCTGCCACTGGCAAAGCGCAGGAAAAGAAGGTCTGGCACGTTAGAGGCAAAGCTGCTGGCTTCCCTCCCTGGGAAAGGCAGGGTGACCTCCACCCGTGTCTGTGGCTTCCAGTGTCTGTCCAGGACAGGTAACCGCAGAGAGGTCCGGCACGTCTGCAAACAGATGGAGAGGATCTGGAAAGACGCTGCTGCCACCTGCCGtgccattttgcttttaaacacaCAAACCCAAGCCCTGAGTAATGCTCGTGTTTTCCCATGGGATTTGCCTACTAGGGTTAGAAAAAGATGAATTGCTCTGCAGGTTTTAACCTCATTTCGTGGTGGCGATCCCGCATGCTGTACTAACCACCCAGAAGGATTTCACAAGGCATGGTGAAGACCACAGCACCCACCCCTGGTGAAGACCACAGCACCTACCCGGCCCAGGAGAGCGCAGCAAATCGCTTCCTACCCGCTGCTTGTGGTCAGCAGCATCACCTGGCATGGACAGCATTGACCTCCACCCCTGGAGTTTGCCTGTGGTCTAGAGCACATGACACAGAAGGTAAGGAAGGAGATCTGCATTAGGGATCCTACACCCTGTGGCCTTGCccccaaataaaattaaatgtttaactTCATGATCttttgactatttttaaatccaaagcTGTTTAGTATTTCCccagattaatttttcagaattacagttccatgaaaaagcttttcactCCTCCTTAGAAGGCAGTTCATTTAAAAGTGTTCAAGTTGTGTGTGCAAAGCCGAAATCCCACTTTCAAACCAACTCTCTGTAAGATTGCTTCTAATCTGAAAAGTGATTGAAAAAGTGGGACCTTTTTTGCTGAAGTGACCACTTTTCCATGATTTCTTGAGATCAGGGAGTTATCAAAGTACTTGAGGCTCCTCTGCCTACCATATTTAAACACTGTAGcatgagcaaagaaaaacaaagctgatgATAGCTATTCAGCACTGCAgattattaacatttttgtcTAGACAACTCAACTGCACCtctgaaaaagtgaaaacacaaTGGAgttaaagaacattttgcagGGACTTGTGCTGTGAAAGGTTCTTGAGTGGTTTGATCTTTGATTCAGATTATGGGTATGCACCTTTTACTGCTGACCATTTGTGAAGAACGGAATACTTGCACAGTGTGAAGAACAGAGCAAATGTGGAGAATGTAAAGAATGGAGTACATGCAGAGAATGGAGTATTTTGAGTACTTGCACACTTCATGGTAACTGCTAAACAGAAAAGGATGTAAAATTTAATTGTAATTGATGTAAGATTAATTGTGGCCTGGAGTAGAAGGCAACGACTGCCAGAATGCAAAGAGTTGGAGGACTGTCTCAGAGCTTGGCACTCTGAGGATTGGCAACCATTAGTACCgtaattatgttatttttataattcagGCATGTAACAAAGGGTGATTACAATGTAAAGGAATAAATGTTCTGCCAGTAACATGAACACTGCCTGAATAAATTATTGGTGACATGAAGCTGTACACTTAAGAAAATGAACATACACAAGCCATACATCTTGGCATTGATCTGGATGACACGAATGCTGAAGTACAATTGGTTAGGTCACTTTATCCAAAGCACATGAGAGGTTTGATTTCGCTGCAATGCTATAACATCCCTAGGAAGCACATACAAGGCACCTGGAACCCACTGCTTCAAACCTCCCAAGGAATAAGCACTGAAGTATTTTCACAGAAGCTGTGCCCCACCACAGGCTGACATGGAAGATAGACGCCTATGATAGCTCCCCTCTCTTGCAAAAACACGTGTaaggaacagcagcagatgcagagaAGTTTTGTTAACTGCGAAGTAGCCTGCAACTGCTAGCAAACCTTGCGTCTTCCATCCAAATCCCTAGGTTTCAAGAATGAGGCCAAGTTCAGCACGCGTTACAACAGTTCATATGCATTTACTGTTAGATGTGTGAAATACTAAAATGAGGCCCCGACCTACACAACTTGTAGGatgaacaagcaaaaagaacaaaagaagaatGACTTAGATGtggaaaaatattgaaacagcTATTTCAGTACTCAATTTGTAACCACCTCATCAATAGCAAGGTGATAAGGAGCAACCATTGTGAGTCTGCCAGAGTAAAATTGAATCAAACTAATTTAACTGCTTTCTTTGGCAGTGTCCCTGGGCTATGGAGCAGTTTGCAAACCGGTGGCAGGAAACATAGCTTTAGGGACTGCTGGGGGACGCGACACCAGAAAGCCGCTGGGAGCACAGCAGCGACTACAAGTAGGTAGTGGCAGCTGCGACAAGGGTGATGTGAAGCACCGCTGAGAGGACTTCAACCAGGCAACACTGAGAGCAAGAGCAGGCTGAATCCGGCTGTTGGCAGCCACCCTCTCAGGTCACCGCTTCTGATTTTCTCCTGCCCAAAGTCTAGAGTGCGGGACACTCGTAAGTGGCTGCATAGAGTGCTGTGACCCATTTGAAGCACCACACGTTAAGAAAGTTGCTGCTATATTCATGTTTTAATGTTGAGACAAATgtaaagaaagattaaaatacaCCAGGTAGGTTCAGTCTAGAGATGAGAGAGTTGATGAGGACAGTCTTCAGATACATAATAGGCTGGCATAAAAAGAATGGTGATGAGTTATTCTCCGTGTAATTGGCTTGGTCCTTTTAGGTTAATTCAGTATGTTTGGGGAATAACTAGAGTAACAGTGAAATGCTACAGGAAGCAACTTAAGCTGTGGAATCTGCCACGTGGGAAGCTTCTGAACAACAGAGGGACAAACACCAGTTAAGAAAGGTCCAGACATACTTGATGTGcttcagaaaaagggaaattgAATAAATGGCTTCTACATTTTCCTTACAATCATGTGTTTGATTCTACAGTTAGCATGAATAACACTTAAGCTTGCATGAAGtcactacattttttaaagtaagttaaacttacaggaagaaaaaataattaaaacaaaccatGTAGATTTGCAGCTTAAATTTGGTAAAATAATTGAAGTAACTTGATCTTTACATGTTAATGCTGCTACTCCGTGTTGTCAACATCACTAAAACCAGCTCAACAAATGTAACTGCTATTTCCGcactttttctgaagagaagcaaCGTGACTAATAAACTAACATCAGAATAATTAGCTTTATTGCTAGTGATTTTATATTACAATGTAGACTAACTTCTATTTGCATATTAGTCTTTAAAGGGAACCAAAAGAACACAtatacaaaaaacaaacaaacaaacaaaccccaaaccctaaaaTTACTAATGACAATGTatagtcactttaaaaaatcctgGTATTTTACGACTGAATTCCTGAACATTGTAATTCCAAACCAGagtattttatttccacttgTCATCAAAATAcctatttgttttcagattagAGTAAAACGTCACAGAGGAAAGGTAGGTTAAAAACCATGCATATGACATTTTACAATTAGTGTTCAGATGCTTATTGGGTTCTGGAGGCAATTTACTAGAGTCATAGATATAAAAACATTGAATCATCTTTATTAGTGAGGTATGCATTTGTTCAGATCAAGTTTCTTGGGATACAGCCTTCTATTTGGATTTCAGCTGGCCAGCCATCATATCTGTTCTTCTTCTTGTCAGAGTGgtttatctgtttaaaaaaaaaaaaaaaagtttttttaaaaaaaaatcaatatttggTTCTCCATTTACAAACTGGAGAACCTCAGACAACAGAAGCGGGTAATGGGGTAGGACTAGGAAGCTAAGTAGCACGTTGCACATCTTGCTTGACATAACGGGTGAAGATTCCACCAGCTTCTCTCTTACATagattgctttatttatttcccaGATGGCCGTCATAATATACACTAAATTGAAAACCTTTTTCCTGCAGAAGCTCTGTAATGTGAAGAAGATTGCAACaatattctgggaaaaaaacaactatgGAAGTTTCACATGCCTTTGGAGGGAGTCAGTATCATCAAGGGAACTGACCTCTGTATTGGGTTTTCTCATTGCTGTCTGCCTCTGTCATACAGATGAGCACTACTGGGCTTATAGAAAGCAAATACAACAAGGTCACAGACGCAAACAGAAATCTGATATAAAAATGGTATCTTTAGTCCTCCTGAAGCCTGAGGGCAAGTTGTTCAGAAAAGTTTTGTGATGCATGCATTGCTGTATTTGCACGGCCAATTTGAGACAGCCCAATTTTCATCTAAaaacagtctttatttttaggaagtCCTTGGAATTTGtccttccagaagaaaatgtaagtcTCTGCACAGCATGTCAGGTTGGACATTTCAAAACTGAGACTCTCTAGAATTGCTGGTCACTTCTGAAATTTGTCTACAGATGATTTAGTGCTGGTGTGGTAGAAGTCAGGACTGCACATGGCCCAGATCCAAAGCAAAGAATGACGACACATTAGAGAACTTGATTTGCGCAGCTGAGGCTTACTGAACAGACTACAGTTATTATAGCTAACACGAAATCTGCACCTGAAGGTTGTATCTGATATACAGACAAatataaagtgaaaataaaatgaacctgaccttttctttttggataTTATCTGGCAGCTTGAAGCCTTTGGCAGCTATAAAAGCCCAGCTTGACCTGAACTTCATATTCCGTATTTCTTTACTTCCCAGCTCTTCTACTAATTTTTTGGCGTCATTTTTTAACCTAGGAAAATGTagtgaaaaaaagtgttaaaaatcCAGGACgtgaaaaatgctgaaaaagaacACAGCTGATTCATGCTTTACATTAGTAAGtcagcagaagcaaaaataagaagtttaaaaaatccTGACAGCTGTCTTAGTAGCATGCCATTAAACTCAcaaagcaaaattctttttcttcctcctctccgcATTCCTGATGTTAATATAACCTGTTTGtaacagcacagcagaaagaaaaatgtatctcAAATACTATTTGATGTTTCAATCCTTCTTAAATAAGGACAAGGGCATCAAATGTTTATCAACTGAATGATTCTTTCCCTGTATAATTACCATATCATGAATTCAACTAAAAAACCCTAAGATTCAAAAGCACTTGAAGAATCAGGTTAAGATGTAAGAAGGAATGCAAACTAGATGATACATTATAATTGGAGGTGTGGAAACCTTAATAGAAGGTTGTGACCCAGAGGTAACAGCAGTGCCTTTATGAGGACAACTGgtgcttttaaacaaatataacaCTATCTATCCACCTTTGGAAGCATCAACATACATGATATAGGCAAGCACCGAACGGACATGGAATCAAAACCTTTTGGGCAGGAAATGAGAGAACCACCCTGACTATAGAGTGAAATTTACCATTCCTTTACACCATTATGCAATAGTGATTTTTAAGCTATTCATTGCTCTGTTCCTCAGCCTGTCATGAATAACTTGCTTACCGGGTGCTTCCATCATCGTGAGTCACCATGAAAAGGAGGGACCCTTCTggtacatttttaatgaaagtcaTCATCTCTCCTGAGTGATCTGTTGAATCAATTACACAACTGATTATTCGTTACACACATTACAGTCCACCTACTATCaacttgttttcactttttggCCTTGTCTATTCAAAATGAGACCTAATTAGgcaatttttctgtttacaggCAGAGGGCCTAATCCTGAAAGGTGCAGAAAGCTGCTAGCTCTCACTGAAGGCTAGGAGAGCATGGATTGATCTGTATTTCCCAGTAGTAAACAAAGATACTTCCGAACTTCTACAAAAGCCATTTATGCCCAGGGTAAGTATACAGATGGTTTCTTATGTCTACCTCACATAATATtacacatgcaagcaaagcatgGAATAGCCCAGGAGAAGTCATTGCTATTCTGTGAGCTTCCTACTACCATGCTAACTGCAGAGCTGAGTTACACACCCCACTGTCCGCCCACTTTCATTAAGTGGCAGCCTATTTGCAACACTAAGCTATTTATTGGTTTTGCAATTGCTAAACATACACAAGACACTTGTTttccatacaaaaaaaattaacaggcACCCTGAAGACGTTACAGTCTACATACCGTATATAAAATTGTAGCCCCATGATTAGTCCCAATGTGATTTCTATTCATGCACATAAGGTCACAAGCATTCTTAAGTGGTCAGAGAATCAGCTCCCAGTGCCTCATAGCATTCTTTACTAACAGGTAAGGAAACTGTTATTGTTCAAAGTTTGGAAAACGTGTTAAAAGCTATTCTTAATTAGcttaaatattcttaaaatcaTCTTTCTAGCTACACGGAAGGATGTTAAGAGACAGGCTAGCATATTTCCTACAATGATTTTACAActaaaatagaacaaaatacgtcagaaaaaggaattttgctGAGTGAAGTATCTGGATGTGGTACCTGGTTAAGTGCTATTCCTACCAGACTGaaataatggaggaaaaaaaaagacaattaaaaaatggcactctgacaatttaaaaaaaaaaaaaaaaaaaaaaaaaaaaaaaaagaggcaagacaattaaaaaaaaaaaaagacaatgaacTATCTCAACCAACAggagaaattcagcttttcaggCAAAATTTGTCATCAGATCTGGCCAGAGCATATTTTATGAAGACAACAGCTGTTTGTTTCTAGCTGGTCCCTGTCGATAATACAATCATAGTCATTTGAAAGAGCAGGATAATTACATAAATATAAGTCCTTTCTTAATGCTGGAACACTAACAAAAGCTCTATTGCACTCTTTTCCCTACCTCCTTCCCACATGTCAAAAAGTTTTACCGATGtaacttttcctgttttatctgtaattaaaaaaaaagttgtgtaaATATGAGCAAAAATGATTAAATTCAATCAGCATATACAGCGTTTTCAGCTAAAGCTAGGCATCTCTAATTTTGTGCATTATTGGGcttctgagttttcttttgtttaagtTTTTAAATTGGAAGGAATATGGAATAACGTGAGTTTAAGATTTGGGGAGAATATTGTTTCATGTAGTCTCTGAATCATCAAGTGTGACTAAAACAtttctattactttttatttttaagaaggaattaattttacGGTGTGCTTCCATgtttttatatctatatatactATACTATGTCACAACCATCAACAGGCAAACTGGTAAAGCCTAAGACTATTTGAATGAGCTTAATACTATTCCGTACAGCGTTTCAGATGTGCAAGCTTTCATACCATTTGAATCTCAGTGGACAGAACCTCAACACTCATCATTACCGTATCAGAAATTGGGCATGCAAACACTTAGTCATTCCAAAACATTTTGGTCAATATTCATCATTAATTATGCTGCTGTTTAGATGGCTATCTTTGTCTAAACAAGACATGTACAATTGGAAACACTTTTCAAATTTCTAAATCCATGCCAACTGAGTTAATTGACTTTCGTTATCCAAGACCCATATCCCTGCTACATGAGAGGGTCTTTTCCATTTAGAGTGCGTCAGCTCATTTCTAGTGAGAAGATCCAGCAGTTCCTGATTAATTTCTGGCTTATCTTTGATCCATACACGGTAAAATCATAAAGGCAAATTCTTCTGAACATAGGATTCTAAATAGCAGGTTTATCACTCTGATGAGGGGAAAAGGCGCCAAAATCTGTCAGTGGTAAAACAGCATTCTAGAACCAGGCTTCTTCTGAGCAGAGATCaccaaaaaatggaaaaggctGTAGTGAGCACCGCAGAAATCTAtaaaattctttctctctccctctgtgttGTTAGCTTGGGCTCAATAGttctgtcttccttcttacAAAAGACCATATTCattaagagaagaaagagtTATCATTATGGAATAAAATACAGGTGTGATGCCATAGGAAACTTATTGAGCACAGTCATTAGCCTGACTGACGTAATTAGAGGACATGTAGAAAATATGTCTCACTACAAATGGGTTTGAGATAATGGACAGATTTACCTGCAGATGGAGATGAAAGTGTAGCTAAGACGACTATATGTGTAATGAAGGAAAtggctgtttaaaaatgtgtaaaatttGATAtatcacttctttttcctcactaATATCAGATGCAAAGACAATGCTAGTTCCCTGCTCCTATTTGCTATAACCTTGCTTATGTGTTCAGGATGAGTATTTGCCCTCTTACTCTACAGCTCTATgctgaaaactaatttttaactgtttacCTATTACAACCAGCAAAGTTTTTATGATTccttactggaaaaaaaaaatgcagtagttaactgggaaaaaaaaaattgga
Above is a genomic segment from Gymnogyps californianus isolate 813 chromosome 1, ASM1813914v2, whole genome shotgun sequence containing:
- the FAM3B gene encoding protein FAM3B, producing the protein MGSLDLVKLAGLLLTLLAAWYLGYLFAAFVSEEIITTSIANLQDIGKKPVLRAPVPKRQKCDHWSPCSPESYAYRILSGGGKEKLAKICFEDELLISEEKGNVGRGINVATVNYKTGKVTSVKLFDMWEGDHSGEMMTFIKNVPEGSLLFMVTHDDGSTRLKNDAKKLVEELGSKEIRNMKFRSSWAFIAAKGFKLPDNIQKEKINHSDKKKNRYDGWPAEIQIEGCIPRNLI